TGGTGAGAGCGAGATGTATCTCACTCCGACTCGACGTCGGCGAGGTCACCGGCCACGAGCGCCTCCTCGACGAGGTTCCCGTGCCCTCGTCGGAGACGGTCGGCGGCGGCCTGCGCGGAGACGTCGAACGACGACCCCAGCTCCTCGGTCGTCACGCCGTGCGGGAAGTCGTAGTAGCCCTGTTCGAAGGCGGTGACGAGCGTCTCGTGTTGCGGTCCGGTCAACCCGAACCGGTCACGGTTCGAGTCGCTCGTCTCGTAGATGGCGTCGACGGTCATCGACAGCCCCTCGTCGTCGGCGAACTCGTGGGTGCGCTGGAGGGCGTCCCGGCCGGGGAAGAACAGTCGCATCGACCACTCGTCGTCGGTGCCGACGGCCGAGAGCACCGTCGCGTCCTGCTCGGCCAGGGCGTGGGCGACGACCGCGACCTTCGACCCCCACGACATGCGGTAGAGTCGCTCGCCGTCGAACTCCGAGAGTCGCGACAGCGAGTCGACGGAGGCGTCGTCCTCGAACGACTCGTGGAGGGCGTCGAAGTCGTCGGCCGTCACCCAGAGGAACGGCACGAGGTGGTCCGCGCTGTGCGCGACCACGCGTTGTATCTCGACGTTCGTCGAGGGGACCGCACGGAACGTCTCGTGGAGCGCGAACTCGTTCACCGGAAGTCGTATCTCGGTCATCGTGCCCATACGGGTCTCACCGGATGAGTGCTCGCCCCCGACCCATAGCCGTTCGGCTTGATGCACGTGGGCGTTGACGGAGCCGACTACACGTGGTCGGCCGGGAGGAGCGCCGACCGGTCGCGCTCGGCGAGCCACTCGCAGAGTTCCACCAGCTGGTCTGTCGCGGCCTCGAACAGCTCCTCTCCCTTCTCGGCGGTCGCGTCCGTCTGGTCGCCGAACACGCCGTTCGCGGAGTTCTCGACGGAGTCGTAGAACGTCCGCGACCCGTTCCGGCGGGCCTGCTCGGCCTCCGCGTCGAAGTCCGCCCAGCCGTCGTCGCGGGCGGCTTCGAGACGGTCCTCTCGGACGAGGTCCGGGCGGAGGTACTGTATCATCGCCGTCTCCTTCGGCCCGCCGTGGGGACCGTTGCGCTCGAAGCTGTCGTTCACGAGGTCCGGGATCGACTCGTCCCACATCCACTCCAGAGCGTAGGCGTCGCCAGCGTCGTGGAGTCGCCGTCCGACCTCCCGGAGGTGCTGGACGTTCCCCCCGTGGGCGTTGACGAACACGATGCGGTCGACGCCGTGGTAGGTGAGGTTGCGCGCCAGCGAGGTCATGTAGTCGCGGAACGCGGGCGCGTCGACCCACATCGTTCCGTGGAACTGGCGGTGGTGGGGGCTGACGCCGATCTTCACCGTCGGCGTGCAGAGGTAGCCCGTTCGCTCGGCCGCCTCGCGGGCGTACGCCTCGGCGATGAGGTGGTCGGTCGCCTCCGGCAGGTGCGGGCCGTGCTGTTCGGTGCTGCCGACGGGGACGATGGCCAGCGACTCCCGGTCGAAGTAGTCGCCCAACTCCTCCCACGTGTGGTCGGCCAGGTACATACCGCGGATTCACCGGGCGCTGTCAAGAAACTACGCGAGACGGTGGTATCGCCCGGACGAGACGCGTGGAGCGTCGGCAGGAACTCGCCTCAGCGCTCACGCTCCAGCACCGTCCCGCCCGTACCGACGGCGACCGCCCGACTCGAATCGACCGCGACCGCCGTGAGGTCGGCGTCGGTCGCCACGAGGCACTCCTCCCAGTCGCCCGTCCCGCTCCGTTCCGCGAGCGTTCCACCCGGCCCGCAGGCGACGCCGTACTCCGTCTCACCGTCGGCAGCGTCACCGCCGACGACCGCTATCCCGTCGAGCGACCCGTCGAGGACCCGTCGCGGCGTCCACACGG
This region of Halomarina salina genomic DNA includes:
- a CDS encoding bacterio-opsin activator domain-containing protein, encoding MGTMTEIRLPVNEFALHETFRAVPSTNVEIQRVVAHSADHLVPFLWVTADDFDALHESFEDDASVDSLSRLSEFDGERLYRMSWGSKVAVVAHALAEQDATVLSAVGTDDEWSMRLFFPGRDALQRTHEFADDEGLSMTVDAIYETSDSNRDRFGLTGPQHETLVTAFEQGYYDFPHGVTTEELGSSFDVSAQAAADRLRRGHGNLVEEALVAGDLADVESE
- a CDS encoding creatininase family protein — protein: MYLADHTWEELGDYFDRESLAIVPVGSTEQHGPHLPEATDHLIAEAYAREAAERTGYLCTPTVKIGVSPHHRQFHGTMWVDAPAFRDYMTSLARNLTYHGVDRIVFVNAHGGNVQHLREVGRRLHDAGDAYALEWMWDESIPDLVNDSFERNGPHGGPKETAMIQYLRPDLVREDRLEAARDDGWADFDAEAEQARRNGSRTFYDSVENSANGVFGDQTDATAEKGEELFEAATDQLVELCEWLAERDRSALLPADHV